From the genome of Peptoniphilus sp. ING2-D1G:
TAAGCGTGACCGCTTGAAATTGAATGAGTGTGCAAATCTACTAATAAATCCATTTTATCCCACCTTGACAATGTTTACTTTTTCACCTTGTTTAAATTCATTATTTTTAATAGTTTCAAAAATATTATATACTAAAAGTCTTTAAGAATATTTAATATCTTGTGACAGTTAATGCAATCTTGTTAATAAACCTTAACAAAAAGATTTACATTTAACATCTAATTGATATAAATTTTCAGTAAAATTAAAAACGGATTGAAATAATTTTTATATAATTTGATTTTCATTGGAAAAGTCATTGGAAATTGAAAGTTTTATGCGTTGAAAATATGAGGAAATCTATGTTTAGTAAACAGACAACAAAAAAACAAGATACTAATCTTGTTTTTTTATTATTTCATAAATTTGTGAGTTATTGCCCATTTAAAGAATGTCAGAGCAGGCATTGGATCATCTGCAGCCCAAGTTGATGGGACTTTTTTAAATCTGTAGTTTGATAAAATATCGCTTAAGGTCATTTGACCTGTGGAAAGATAAGCTTTAATTGCGGAGATATCTTCATATAGGTATTTCCAATAGACTTCTTTATTTGAAGTTATTTTTGCACCGTAATACTCCTCTCCTATGGAATCCAAGAAGTACATCATCGGGGTGTTCATGCCCATAAAACAATGAAGTTCGGTGAAATTTACGAATCTCACATTTACTTCCACCAGATATATTACGTCGTTTCGTTCATCTCTTTTCAGCTCCACTTCGGCAAATCCCCTATAGCCTACTTTTTTAAAAAGAGGAACGCATATGTCGTAGAGTTCCGGAATGTATTCTTGTTTTGCATAGGTGCTTGCACCGAAATTTATGGGCCATTGTCTTATTTTTGAAGTGGTGAGATAGCTTACGGCTTCACCTTTTTTATCCATGTATACATCGAAGGAATAGCAGTTTGATTCGGGACCCATGATGATTTTTTGAACGAATACCTCCTGCCCGTCTCTTTTGCACATTTCTATTTTCTCCATTAATTCTTCTTCATCATGAATGCGAAAGACCTTCGATCTGTACTTGTTGACAAAGGGCATGGAGTCCTTGGGCTTGACTATACAGGGATATCCTATCTCGTTGTTGACCCTAAAGATGAGATTTTCATCGTCCATGGGTATTATTTCCGGAGTTTTAATTCCCAGAGGTTCTGTAAATTCAAGAAGAGATTGCTTATCCATCAATTTTTTTTGCAGACCTTTTTTATCGTTGGGCCACAGGTAGTAATTTTTAAGCTCATCGTAGTTATCTTCCATAAATTCCACATATAAATCCGCTGTGGGAAAAAGGACGGGTTTATAAGCTTGTTTTTTTGCGTAATTTATCAAAAATTCCACCAGTTCTTTTTCCTGTTTTTGGTAATGAGGTGCAATCAATCTCTCCCTTACATATTTTGAAACGCCGTAATTGTGATCTTCATAATCTACCGTTGTGACGCTCACGCCCTTGCGACCTAAGTTTCTGACGACGGAAAGCCCTATATAGTAATTTGTACCTAAGACTACAGCCTTGTGTTTGTATCTCATAAATTTCACTCCAGTTTATAAATATGTATTATTATACCATTTTTAAGCATAAAAGTTATTTTTATTGATAAATGGATATTATTATTAATAGAATTATACTATTATAAGGAGGAAATTTATGAATATAAAATTCGGCGGAACAGAGATGAAATTGGAAGGAACCCAAGTTGCTGCGGGAGAAAGAGCGGAGGATTTTGTGGCTGTAAAAAACGATTTATCTCCTTTTAAATCCGAGGATTACAGGGGAAAAATCAAAGTTTATTCCGTAGTCCCCTCAATAGATACCGGAGTTTGTTCTCTGCAGGCGAGAACATTTAACGAAGAAGCGACGGAGCTTGGAGATGATGTGGTAGTTATAACCATATCCAACGATCTCCCCTTTGCACAAAAGAGATTTTGCGCTGTGGAAGGGATTGAAAACTCCATGATAATTTCCGATTACAGAGATCATGATTTCGGTTTAAAATACGGATTTTTAATTGAAAATTTGAAACTTTTGACAAGAGGAGTAGTAGTTGTGGACAGAGATGATAAAATCGAATATGTCGAGTATGTGGAAGAAGCAACTCATGAGGTCGATTTTAATGCGGCCTTTGAAGCTGTGAAGAAGTTGATATGATGAAGACTTTAATAGTAGTTGATGCACAAAGGGATTTTATAGATGGCAGCCTTGCATGTGAAAATTCAGAAAATGCCATTGAAAATATCGTAAATAAAATAAATGAGGAAGATTTTGACGCAGTTGTATATTCCATGGACGCCCACAGCCCGGAAAACAAATCTTTTAAAGTAAACGGCGGAATTTGGCCCATTCACTGTGTTGATGGAGAAGAAGGAAGCGAGCTTTCTTTAAAATTCAATGAAATAGAAAATCCAAAATTCAGACCTGATTCCTCAAATGTCTACAAAAAGGGCAAAGATGACGAAGTGGAAGAATATTCGGCCTATTATGCAAAAAACGATGCCGGAGAATCCATTTCCGATTTGGAATCTGATGAATTTGTAGTTTGTGGACTTGCCAGCGAATACTGTGTAAGAGAAACTATTTTGGAATTAAAAAACAACGACAAAAAAGCTAAGATGTTTTTAGATGGAGTGGGATATGTGGATAAAGAGGATCACTTTAAGAACATCGAAGAATTAAAAAATATGGGAATAGAGATAATTTGAACGTAAATATTTTAGCGGTGGGAAAAGTTAAGGAAAAGTATATAAAGGACGGGATCGGCGAATTTATTAAAAGATTGTCCTCTCATTGCAATACCTCCATCATTGAAGTGGCAGATGAGAGTGCGCCGGAGAATCTCTCACAGAGGGACGAAGAGAACATCAAAGCCAAAGAAGCGGAAAAGCTCGGCAGATACATCAAGGGGGGATACACCATAGCCCTCGACATCAACGGGAAAAAATTCACCTCGGAGTCCTTTGCCCACAAGCTAAAGGACATCATGCTTGAAGGAAACTCCACTGTGAATTTTATAATAGGAGGATCCTTGGGTTTGTCCGATGAAATATTAAGCCTTGCCGATTTAAGGCTTTCCTTTTCGGATATGACTTTCCCC
Proteins encoded in this window:
- a CDS encoding rRNA large subunit methyltransferase (This family of proteins are predicted to be SPOUT methyltransferases; High confidence in function and specificity), with product MNVNILAVGKVKEKYIKDGIGEFIKRLSSHCNTSIIEVADESAPENLSQRDEENIKAKEAEKLGRYIKGGYTIALDINGKKFTSESFAHKLKDIMLEGNSTVNFIIGGSLGLSDEILSLADLRLSFSDMTFPHQLMRLILIEQIYRAFRIINNFPYHK
- a CDS encoding pyrazinamidase (This is a family of hydrolase enzymes. Isochorismatase, also known as 2,3 dihydro-2,3 dihydroxybenzoate synthase catalyses the conversion of isochorismate, in the presence of water, to 2,3-dihydroxybenzoate and pyruvate; High confidence in function and specificity), translating into MMKTLIVVDAQRDFIDGSLACENSENAIENIVNKINEEDFDAVVYSMDAHSPENKSFKVNGGIWPIHCVDGEEGSELSLKFNEIENPKFRPDSSNVYKKGKDDEVEEYSAYYAKNDAGESISDLESDEFVVCGLASEYCVRETILELKNNDKKAKMFLDGVGYVDKEDHFKNIEELKNMGIEII
- a CDS encoding hypothetical protein (High confidence in function and specificity), encoding MRYKHKAVVLGTNYYIGLSVVRNLGRKGVSVTTVDYEDHNYGVSKYVRERLIAPHYQKQEKELVEFLINYAKKQAYKPVLFPTADLYVEFMEDNYDELKNYYLWPNDKKGLQKKLMDKQSLLEFTEPLGIKTPEIIPMDDENLIFRVNNEIGYPCIVKPKDSMPFVNKYRSKVFRIHDEEELMEKIEMCKRDGQEVFVQKIIMGPESNCYSFDVYMDKKGEAVSYLTTSKIRQWPINFGASTYAKQEYIPELYDICVPLFKKVGYRGFAEVELKRDERNDVIYLVEVNVRFVNFTELHCFMGMNTPMMYFLDSIGEEYYGAKITSNKEVYWKYLYEDISAIKAYLSTGQMTLSDILSNYRFKKVPSTWAADDPMPALTFFKWAITHKFMK
- a CDS encoding Redoxin family protein (This redoxin domain is found in peroxiredoxin, thioredoxin and glutaredoxin proteins. Peroxiredoxins (Prxs) constitute a family of thiol peroxidases that reduce hydrogen peroxide, peroxinitrite, and hydroperoxides using a strictly conserved cysteine. Chloroplast thioredoxin systems in plants regulate the enzymes involved in photosynthetic carbon assimilation. It is thought that redoxins have a large role to play in anti-oxidant defence. Cadmium-sensitive proteins are also regulated via thioredoxin and glutaredoxin thiol redox systems; High confidence in function and specificity); this encodes MNIKFGGTEMKLEGTQVAAGERAEDFVAVKNDLSPFKSEDYRGKIKVYSVVPSIDTGVCSLQARTFNEEATELGDDVVVITISNDLPFAQKRFCAVEGIENSMIISDYRDHDFGLKYGFLIENLKLLTRGVVVVDRDDKIEYVEYVEEATHEVDFNAAFEAVKKLI